In a genomic window of Streptomyces koelreuteriae:
- a CDS encoding DUF6895 family protein produces MREVRGPRQVAEDALAWVSAHREEFALGEDALAADGQVNRSWKPLGELAQVCATVSRHTAPPDPLHACAADLMTFAWQQTGRGELFVRLQRLEPFATYPLEVYAAMAAAGLRHPGYEAATATVARTRGWRLTEQEPTRRLGVLNAETRSGIRPSDGMPQALRHTWLAGLPEPWTFEQSSGYSLTHVVFHLTDWGRAGPGGVPPDVAGYLADWLPPWLDTCLDAGMWDLGCELLAVAASLPLLPEPAVLEDAWARVAAVQHPSGAIPEQGGGTDHDGGPDFLTHYHPTLMAAFAATLTTGRLEDGARAGAHHPPGGQGVLG; encoded by the coding sequence GTGAGGGAGGTACGGGGGCCGCGGCAGGTGGCCGAGGACGCGCTGGCGTGGGTGTCCGCCCATCGCGAGGAGTTCGCGCTGGGCGAGGACGCGCTGGCCGCCGACGGACAGGTGAACCGCAGCTGGAAACCGCTCGGCGAACTGGCCCAGGTGTGCGCGACCGTGTCCCGGCACACCGCGCCCCCCGATCCACTCCACGCGTGCGCGGCCGACCTCATGACCTTCGCCTGGCAGCAGACCGGCCGGGGCGAGCTGTTCGTGCGCCTGCAACGGCTGGAGCCCTTCGCCACCTACCCGTTGGAGGTGTACGCCGCCATGGCCGCGGCGGGCCTCAGGCACCCCGGCTACGAGGCGGCCACCGCCACGGTGGCCCGCACCCGCGGCTGGCGGCTCACCGAGCAGGAGCCCACCCGGCGGCTCGGCGTCCTGAACGCCGAGACCCGCAGCGGCATCCGGCCCTCCGACGGAATGCCGCAGGCGCTGCGGCACACCTGGCTGGCCGGTCTGCCCGAGCCCTGGACCTTCGAACAGTCCTCCGGCTACTCCCTCACCCACGTGGTCTTCCACCTCACCGACTGGGGACGCGCCGGGCCCGGGGGCGTACCACCGGACGTCGCCGGCTACCTGGCCGACTGGCTGCCGCCCTGGCTCGACACCTGTCTGGACGCCGGGATGTGGGACCTCGGCTGCGAACTGCTGGCCGTGGCGGCGAGCCTGCCCCTGCTGCCCGAACCCGCCGTCCTCGAGGACGCCTGGGCCCGGGTCGCGGCGGTTCAGCACCCCTCCGGCGCGATCCCGGAGCAAGGAGGCGGAACGGACCACGACGGCGGCCCGGACTTCCTCACCCACTACCACCCCACCCTCATGGCCGCCTTCGCGGCAACCCTGACCACAGGGCGCCTCGAGGACGGAGCACGGGCGGGTGCGCACCACCCGCCCGGCGGACAAGGAGTGCTGGGATGA
- a CDS encoding DUF6895 family protein, with amino-acid sequence MTDTRLIHNVGAGALEWLWAHRDGFELEPDVDPEVGFLERFKPIGELAMICKVLFREGVAGSRQAQLARQLLDHAWRETLDGGRMLVRGQLTEPISPIPFEVYLPFKELGYSQPEVERAAALNHRLESWVSFEATPTRRLGLSAFQRRFGLPPRPAEAELRDTTWLARTPEPWTVEGHIAYDVTHNVFHLTDWGENPDGLPPATADYLATWLPVWIDDWLDLERWDLLGELLVVDACLPRPTLDERAWEGFAAAQQPDGAMPALRTMPEGAPDEVFDIVYHPTLVAAYASVLATSRSLSRLAHAS; translated from the coding sequence ATGACCGACACCCGCCTGATCCACAACGTCGGAGCAGGCGCCCTGGAATGGCTGTGGGCCCACCGCGACGGATTCGAGCTGGAACCCGACGTCGACCCGGAGGTCGGCTTCCTGGAGCGCTTCAAACCCATCGGCGAACTCGCCATGATCTGCAAGGTGCTGTTCCGAGAGGGCGTCGCGGGATCGCGCCAGGCGCAGCTCGCCCGGCAACTCCTCGACCACGCCTGGCGCGAGACGCTGGACGGCGGTCGCATGCTGGTGCGCGGGCAGCTCACGGAGCCGATCTCCCCCATCCCGTTCGAGGTGTACCTGCCCTTCAAGGAACTCGGCTACAGCCAGCCGGAGGTGGAGCGGGCCGCCGCCCTGAACCACCGGCTGGAGAGCTGGGTGTCCTTCGAGGCGACCCCCACCCGGCGGCTCGGACTCTCCGCGTTCCAGCGCCGCTTCGGCCTCCCGCCCCGCCCTGCGGAGGCCGAACTGCGCGACACCACCTGGCTGGCCCGCACCCCCGAACCCTGGACGGTGGAAGGGCACATCGCCTACGACGTCACGCACAACGTCTTCCATCTGACCGACTGGGGAGAGAACCCGGACGGCCTGCCGCCCGCCACCGCCGACTACCTCGCGACCTGGCTGCCCGTCTGGATCGACGACTGGCTGGACCTGGAGCGCTGGGACCTGCTCGGCGAACTGCTGGTGGTCGACGCCTGCCTGCCCCGCCCCACCCTGGACGAGAGGGCCTGGGAGGGCTTCGCCGCCGCACAGCAGCCCGACGGTGCCATGCCGGCCCTGCGGACGATGCCCGAGGGCGCCCCCGACGAGGTGTTCGACATCGTCTACCACCCGACCCTGGTCGCCGCCTACGCCTCCGTACTGGCCACCTCCCGCTCCCTGTCCCGCCTGGCACACGCCTCATGA
- a CDS encoding serine hydrolase domain-containing protein gives MTTGRPASRARSADPPQEDGPLGARLADAVAAADAPDVVFALSRHGRRTVLSGGTAPPPPIPREDLRYEIGSAAKTFTGLLLARLIHTGPLSGGEPAVALLDGGRPTGPHPVTLAHLITHTSGLPALPPGFLRRALPAWHTNPYGRFPADRVVDAFLRHRPRHRPGTRWRYSNYGVAVLGHALAAATGTPWEDLLTGQVLHPLGLDGTTLRADGSGLDALGHGTDGRSPVPAFDAGGFQAAGAVRATPHDLLTFLEAHLDPAGAPPRLAAPLHEVRRPVLRRGIGHRHVHTTAWFSHPADGGPLYFHSGATLGQQAFLGFRPDTGTALAAVCTRRFRGHDPFLATAYGLLTEDQRARPGTDGVCRAGAGPH, from the coding sequence ATGACGACCGGCCGGCCCGCCTCGCGCGCCCGGTCGGCGGATCCTCCCCAGGAGGACGGGCCACTCGGCGCGCGGCTCGCGGACGCCGTCGCCGCGGCCGACGCCCCGGACGTCGTCTTCGCCCTCTCGCGGCACGGCCGCCGCACCGTCCTGAGCGGCGGTACCGCCCCGCCTCCGCCGATTCCCCGAGAGGACCTGCGGTACGAGATCGGCTCGGCCGCCAAGACGTTCACCGGACTGCTGCTGGCCCGGCTGATCCACACCGGGCCGCTGTCCGGCGGTGAACCGGCCGTCGCCCTCCTGGACGGGGGGCGGCCCACCGGTCCCCACCCGGTGACGCTCGCCCATCTGATCACCCACACCTCCGGACTGCCCGCCCTGCCGCCCGGCTTCCTCCGGCGGGCCCTGCCCGCCTGGCACACCAACCCCTACGGCCGTTTCCCGGCCGACCGGGTCGTCGACGCCTTCCTGCGTCACCGGCCGCGCCACCGCCCCGGCACCCGATGGCGCTACTCCAACTACGGCGTCGCCGTCCTCGGACACGCACTCGCCGCCGCGACCGGCACACCGTGGGAGGACCTGCTCACCGGCCAGGTCCTGCACCCGCTCGGCCTGGACGGCACGACCCTGCGCGCGGACGGCTCCGGACTCGACGCACTCGGACACGGCACGGACGGCCGGTCACCCGTGCCCGCCTTCGACGCCGGAGGCTTCCAGGCCGCGGGTGCCGTCCGGGCCACCCCGCACGACCTGCTCACCTTCCTCGAAGCCCATCTGGACCCCGCCGGGGCACCACCCCGACTGGCCGCGCCCCTGCACGAGGTGCGCCGGCCCGTGCTCCGCCGGGGCATCGGGCACCGGCACGTCCACACCACCGCCTGGTTCAGTCACCCGGCCGACGGCGGACCGCTGTACTTCCACAGCGGCGCGACCCTCGGCCAGCAGGCGTTCCTGGGCTTCCGGCCCGACACCGGCACGGCCCTGGCCGCGGTGTGCACCCGTCGCTTCCGGGGCCACGACCCGTTCCTGGCCACCGCGTACGGGCTGCTGACGGAGGATCAGCGGGCCCGGCCCGGCACCGACGGCGTGTGCCGCGCCGGCGCCGGACCGCACTGA
- a CDS encoding carbohydrate-binding protein: MVHRHAVTGRRAALAALGALVATGLPSAVAAEPAPPAGPLPSAAQTLGADRPSAPMLRALERDLGLTPAQASRRLVNEAEAGTRAGRLRNALGTRFAGAWLRGTTAQELVVATTNTADVPAIKAQGAKAAVVKKTLRDLQAAKKKLDGAAARANTGDTPLWYVDIPANRVAVQARSKAAAAAFVKAAGLDAKSVGVTVTAERPRLLADLTGGDPYYINGSARCSIGFSVTKGQQQGFASVGHCGKKGDTTTGFDQAQQGTFQASTFPGKDMSWVAVNDQWTATANVKAEGEQKVQVTGSVQALVGAAVCRSGSTSGWHCGKVEQHDASVSYAEGRVDGLTRTTVCAEPGDSGGPYVAGVQAQGVTSGGTGDCKSGGTTFFQPINPLLSAFGLTLKTAPAAAAAPQANVVQTWAAGRVYEAGATVTHGGVRYRCLQTHQAQGVWVPTRTPALWQRV, from the coding sequence ATGGTCCACAGACACGCCGTGACCGGCCGCCGGGCGGCCCTGGCCGCACTCGGCGCACTCGTCGCCACCGGGCTCCCCTCCGCCGTGGCGGCCGAACCCGCGCCCCCCGCGGGCCCGCTGCCCTCGGCCGCCCAGACCCTGGGCGCCGACCGGCCGTCGGCCCCGATGCTGCGCGCCCTGGAGCGCGACCTCGGGCTGACACCGGCCCAGGCGTCCCGGCGGCTGGTCAACGAGGCGGAGGCGGGCACCCGTGCGGGGCGGCTGCGCAACGCCCTGGGCACCCGCTTCGCGGGGGCCTGGCTGCGCGGCACGACGGCGCAGGAGCTGGTGGTGGCGACGACGAACACCGCGGACGTGCCCGCCATCAAGGCCCAGGGCGCCAAGGCCGCCGTCGTGAAGAAGACGCTCCGGGACCTCCAGGCGGCGAAGAAGAAGCTGGACGGGGCGGCGGCCCGTGCCAACACCGGCGACACGCCCCTGTGGTACGTCGACATCCCGGCGAACCGGGTCGCGGTGCAGGCCCGGAGCAAGGCCGCGGCCGCCGCGTTCGTCAAGGCCGCGGGCCTCGACGCCAAGAGCGTGGGCGTCACGGTGACGGCGGAGCGCCCGCGTCTGCTGGCGGACCTCACCGGCGGCGACCCCTACTACATCAACGGCAGCGCCCGCTGCTCCATCGGGTTCTCCGTCACCAAGGGCCAGCAGCAGGGCTTCGCCTCGGTGGGCCACTGCGGCAAGAAGGGCGATACGACGACCGGGTTCGACCAGGCGCAGCAGGGCACGTTCCAGGCCTCCACGTTCCCCGGCAAGGACATGTCGTGGGTGGCCGTCAACGACCAGTGGACGGCGACGGCGAACGTGAAGGCCGAGGGCGAGCAGAAGGTGCAGGTCACCGGCTCGGTGCAGGCGCTCGTCGGGGCCGCCGTCTGCCGCTCCGGCTCCACCAGCGGGTGGCACTGCGGCAAGGTCGAGCAGCACGACGCCAGTGTCAGCTACGCCGAGGGCAGGGTGGACGGGCTGACCCGGACGACGGTGTGCGCCGAGCCGGGCGACTCCGGCGGGCCCTACGTCGCGGGCGTCCAGGCGCAGGGCGTGACCTCGGGTGGTACGGGCGACTGCAAGAGCGGGGGCACGACGTTCTTCCAGCCGATCAATCCGCTGCTCAGCGCCTTCGGCCTCACCCTGAAGACCGCCCCCGCCGCGGCGGCGGCACCGCAGGCCAACGTGGTGCAGACCTGGGCCGCCGGCCGTGTCTACGAGGCCGGGGCCACGGTGACCCACGGCGGGGTGCGCTACCGGTGCCTGCAGACCCACCAGGCGCAGGGCGTGTGGGTGCCCACCCGCACCCCGGCCCTGTGGCAGCGGGTGTGA
- a CDS encoding alkaline phosphatase D family protein: protein MALTGRRNAPSEHAFSPHDAVLRTAAPHVARRRFLTVTAAAAMLAFSTNRPARGATAAPELDAARVSDDPFTLGVASGDPLPDSVLLWTRLAPQPFTADGGLGQERVAVSWEVALDEWFALVEQRGVATAHPEYAHSVHVDIKGLRPDRHYYYRFRVGDWISPTGRTRTAPAAGSATAGMRLAAVACQAYQDGYYTAHRHLAEEDVDAVFHLGDYLYEYPVDSAGGARRYSDRKLPDVFNRETVTLADYRLRYALYKNDPDLRAAHARHPFLVTWDDHETENNYAGAFDENGTSPEQFLARRAAAYRAYWENQPLRAEQLPQGPDARLYRRLNWGSLVQFDLLDTRQYRSDQAYDDRPHAPGTESDDPARTLTGATQERWLLDGWRDSSALWHVLPQQVCFSQRKFDVSGPARVSMDAWDGYRGSRDRVTAGAKAAGIDNWMVLTGDVHVGYAFDIKDDFDDPKSRTLGTEFTCTSVSSGGNGTEKPDNWDTYLRANPHMKYYDGRRGYVRVELDRAKAQVDFRTVPSITQPGGTVSTTASFVTEVGSPGLKTA from the coding sequence ATGGCGCTGACGGGCCGTCGGAATGCACCGTCCGAGCATGCCTTCTCCCCGCACGACGCCGTACTGCGCACCGCGGCGCCGCACGTCGCCCGCCGCCGCTTCCTGACCGTCACCGCGGCGGCGGCGATGCTCGCCTTCAGCACCAACCGGCCGGCCCGCGGCGCCACCGCCGCTCCGGAACTCGACGCCGCCCGGGTCTCCGACGACCCCTTCACCCTCGGCGTGGCCTCCGGCGATCCGCTGCCCGACTCGGTGCTGCTCTGGACCCGGCTGGCCCCCCAGCCGTTCACCGCGGACGGCGGCCTGGGCCAGGAACGGGTCGCCGTCTCCTGGGAAGTGGCCCTGGACGAGTGGTTCGCGCTCGTCGAGCAGCGGGGGGTCGCCACGGCCCATCCCGAGTACGCCCACAGCGTGCACGTCGACATCAAAGGCCTGAGGCCGGACCGCCACTACTACTACCGGTTCCGGGTGGGCGACTGGATCAGCCCCACGGGCCGGACCCGTACGGCACCGGCCGCGGGCAGCGCCACCGCCGGCATGCGGCTGGCCGCCGTGGCCTGCCAGGCCTACCAGGACGGCTACTACACCGCCCACCGGCATCTGGCCGAGGAGGACGTCGACGCGGTGTTCCACCTCGGCGACTACCTGTACGAGTACCCGGTGGACTCCGCCGGCGGGGCCCGCCGCTACAGCGACCGCAAGCTGCCCGACGTGTTCAACCGCGAGACGGTCACCCTCGCCGACTACCGGCTGCGCTACGCGCTCTACAAGAACGACCCGGACCTGCGCGCCGCGCACGCCCGCCACCCGTTCCTCGTCACCTGGGACGACCACGAGACGGAGAACAACTACGCGGGCGCCTTCGACGAGAACGGCACCTCCCCGGAGCAGTTCCTGGCACGACGCGCCGCCGCCTACCGGGCCTACTGGGAGAACCAGCCGCTGCGCGCCGAGCAATTGCCGCAGGGCCCCGACGCCCGGCTGTACCGCCGGCTGAACTGGGGGTCGCTCGTCCAGTTCGACCTTCTCGACACCCGCCAGTACCGCTCCGACCAGGCCTACGACGACCGGCCGCACGCGCCGGGCACCGAGTCGGACGACCCGGCCCGCACCCTGACCGGAGCCACGCAGGAACGCTGGCTGCTGGACGGCTGGCGGGACTCCTCCGCGCTGTGGCACGTGCTGCCCCAGCAGGTGTGCTTCTCACAGCGCAAGTTCGACGTGAGCGGGCCGGCCCGGGTCTCCATGGACGCCTGGGACGGCTACCGCGGCTCCCGCGACCGGGTCACGGCGGGCGCGAAGGCCGCCGGCATCGACAACTGGATGGTCCTCACCGGCGACGTCCACGTCGGGTACGCCTTCGACATCAAGGACGACTTCGACGACCCGAAGTCCAGGACGCTGGGCACGGAGTTCACCTGCACCTCCGTCTCCAGCGGCGGCAACGGGACCGAGAAGCCCGACAACTGGGACACCTACCTGCGGGCCAACCCCCACATGAAGTACTACGACGGCCGGCGCGGCTATGTCCGCGTCGAGCTGGACCGTGCGAAGGCCCAGGTCGACTTCCGGACCGTCCCGTCCATCACCCAGCCCGGGGGCACCGTCTCGACGACCGCGTCCTTCGTCACGGAGGTGGGTTCGCCCGGCCTGAAGACCGCGTGA
- a CDS encoding metallophosphoesterase family protein, whose translation MIRVAAVGDIHMGPDSQGVLRPAFETLPECADLLLLAGDLTRHGTLEEARVVAREIQGLGVPVVAVLGNHDHHDDRPEEVTAVLRDAGAHVLEGRGTVLSCGGARIGVAGTKGFGGGFVGRCAGEFGEPVMKEFVRHSRRCADGLRASLERLGEEGCDARIALTHYSPVADTLAGEPLEIHPFLGSYLLAEAIDTAGADLAVHGHAHAGTEHGMTSGGVRVRNVAQPVIGRAFHVYHLPVRDHAASGAAAQAAH comes from the coding sequence ATGATCCGCGTCGCAGCCGTCGGAGACATCCATATGGGGCCCGACAGCCAGGGTGTGCTCCGCCCCGCCTTCGAGACCCTGCCCGAGTGCGCCGACCTCCTGCTGCTGGCCGGGGACCTCACCCGGCACGGCACTCTTGAGGAAGCCCGGGTGGTGGCCCGCGAGATCCAGGGCCTCGGGGTCCCGGTGGTCGCCGTCCTCGGCAACCACGACCATCACGACGACAGGCCCGAGGAGGTCACGGCGGTACTCAGGGACGCCGGCGCCCATGTCCTCGAGGGCCGGGGGACGGTCCTGTCGTGCGGCGGAGCGCGTATCGGCGTGGCCGGGACCAAGGGGTTCGGCGGCGGGTTCGTCGGCCGCTGCGCCGGGGAGTTCGGCGAGCCGGTCATGAAGGAGTTCGTCAGGCACTCGCGGCGCTGTGCCGACGGTCTGCGGGCGTCCCTGGAGCGGCTCGGCGAGGAGGGCTGTGACGCGCGGATCGCCCTCACCCACTACTCCCCCGTCGCCGACACACTGGCCGGCGAGCCGCTGGAGATCCATCCGTTCCTGGGCAGCTATCTGCTGGCCGAGGCGATCGACACGGCCGGTGCCGATCTCGCGGTGCACGGGCACGCGCACGCCGGCACGGAACACGGCATGACGAGCGGCGGCGTACGGGTGCGCAATGTCGCCCAGCCGGTCATCGGGCGGGCGTTCCACGTGTACCACCTGCCGGTGCGTGACCACGCGGCCTCCGGGGCCGCCGCGCAAGCCGCCCATTAG
- a CDS encoding BON domain-containing protein, translated as MSTHGSQDSGGAPPAQNLDYRIAHLQDRLASGELGELGVRVEARGRTVLLTGTVPSAPCREEIVRTAREELAGIPVHSDLVVTEASSPDRAEELS; from the coding sequence ATGAGCACCCACGGTTCCCAGGACTCGGGCGGCGCGCCGCCGGCGCAGAACCTGGACTACCGCATCGCCCACCTCCAGGACCGCCTCGCCTCCGGCGAACTCGGTGAACTGGGCGTACGGGTCGAGGCCCGCGGCCGGACGGTGCTGCTCACCGGCACCGTGCCCTCGGCGCCCTGCCGCGAGGAGATCGTGCGCACCGCCCGCGAGGAACTCGCCGGGATCCCCGTGCACAGCGACCTCGTGGTCACCGAGGCGTCCTCCCCCGACCGTGCGGAGGAACTCTCATGA
- a CDS encoding nucleotidyltransferase family protein, whose product MAENGDDATLVRRPGIPDLRLAPDRTEPAPPQDPQAAEPPHELPLDRNQAILEAAKQVGSLLKRKGHLFALAGSVAAYAHGGEKNLQHDVDFAIRPEDAEAVAVTLRDAGLVVYTPPEDWLIKATCFGQPVDIIFELADRPVGAEMLERAEEISVDSVRMPVLAPTDLLWSLAAAFSEHHCDFGAALPIARALREKVDWERVRRECGDAPMPAAFFFLLERLNVI is encoded by the coding sequence ATGGCGGAGAACGGTGATGACGCGACGCTCGTCCGGCGGCCGGGGATCCCCGATCTCCGACTGGCGCCGGACCGGACCGAGCCCGCGCCGCCCCAGGATCCGCAGGCCGCTGAGCCGCCGCACGAACTGCCCCTGGACCGCAATCAGGCGATTCTGGAGGCGGCCAAGCAGGTCGGTTCCCTGCTGAAGCGGAAGGGGCATCTGTTCGCGCTGGCCGGGAGCGTGGCCGCGTACGCGCACGGAGGCGAGAAGAACCTCCAGCACGACGTCGACTTCGCCATCCGCCCCGAGGACGCCGAGGCGGTGGCGGTCACGCTCCGGGACGCGGGGCTGGTCGTCTACACGCCGCCGGAGGACTGGCTGATCAAGGCCACCTGTTTCGGCCAGCCGGTGGACATCATCTTCGAGCTGGCGGACCGGCCGGTCGGGGCGGAGATGCTGGAGCGCGCGGAGGAGATCTCGGTCGACTCGGTGCGCATGCCCGTGCTGGCCCCCACCGACCTGCTGTGGAGCCTGGCCGCCGCCTTCTCCGAGCACCACTGCGACTTCGGCGCCGCCCTGCCCATCGCGCGCGCTCTGCGGGAGAAGGTCGACTGGGAGCGGGTGCGGCGCGAGTGCGGGGACGCGCCCATGCCCGCCGCCTTCTTCTTCCTGCTGGAGCGCCTGAACGTCATCTGA